Proteins from a genomic interval of Chanodichthys erythropterus isolate Z2021 chromosome 8, ASM2448905v1, whole genome shotgun sequence:
- the LOC137024261 gene encoding E3 SUMO-protein ligase ZBED1-like, with protein sequence MAERANLVAKPNVTSPIWPHFGFEPDEKGLPGNFNEPICRICYKKIPVSRSNTSNLRTHLRIHHPATFAALGSTTSASSEDRPTTSGQGRQLGIADLFAKGTKYQRDSHQWRILMDSVTRLLVEEKFPFNLVEKPAFKAMLQAFDKQYVPPDRKYFSKKAVPEKYMKMKDSLTCELKDADHFSITTDMWSSVNMMPYMSVTIHYLNTNWELKSRCLETSFMPESHTSDNLSEALRSALKEWSLDEKRLACVTSDNGANIVAAVRKLGWGWLPCFGHNLHLAITNSMNAEKERTSRAMGLCRTLVNAFSHSCQKKQWLQKEQTELDLPQHSLVLPPPLPLSSGKISPICIPRMWTKDGVYTRELFYTTKESFW encoded by the exons ATGGCAGAGAGGGCTAACTTGGTGGCAAAGCCAAATGTCACGTCGCCAATATGGCCACATTTTGGCTTTGAACCTGATGAAAAAGGACTTCCAGGCAATTTTAATGAGCCCATTTGTAGAATTTGCTACAAAAAGATTCCGGTATCACGTTCAAATACGTCCAACCTGAGGACGCATCTTCGAATCCATCATCCGGCAACATTTGCTGCCCTTGGGAGCACAACAAGTGCTTCGTCTGAAGATCGGCCCACAACCTCAGGCCAGGGACGACAGCTGGGCATCGCAGACTTGTTTGCTAAAGGGACTAAGTACCAACGCGACAGCCATCAGTGGCGAATCCTGATGGATAGTGTGACTCGCCTCCTAGTGGAGGAAAAGTTCCCATTTAACTTAGTCGAGAAGCCAGCCTTTAAGGCGATGCTACAGGCCTTCGACAAACAATATGTCCCCCCTGACAGAAAATACTTTTCAAAAAAGGCAGTACCAGAGAAGTATATGAAAATGAAGGACAGTTTGACATGCGAGTTAAAGGACGCTGACCATTTTTCTATCACAACAGATATGTGGTCAAGCGTTAATATGATGCCCTATATGAGCGTGACAATTCATTACCTGAACACCAACTGGGAGCTGAAGTCAAGGTGTTTGGAGACATCCTTCATGCCAGAAAGTCACACAAGTGATAACCTCTCCGAGGCTCTGCGATCAGCTCTTAAAGAATGGTCTCTGGATGAGAAGAGGTTGGCTTGTGTCACTAGTGATAACGGAGCAAACATTGTGGCTGCAGTTAGAAAACTTGGATGGGGATGGCTACCATGCTTCGGCCACAACCTCCATTTAGCCATCACTAACTCCATGAACGCAGAAAAAGAACGCACTTCCCGGGCCATGGGTTTGTGTCGAACGCTTGTGAACGCTTTCTCCCATAGCTGCCAAAAGAAACAATGGCTTCAGAAAGAACAAACTGAGCTGGACCTGCCTCAGCACTCCTTAGTACTG CCTCCACCCCTGCCTTTATCTTCAGGCAAGATCAGCCCTATCTGCATACCCAGGATGTGGACCAAGGACGGGGTCTACACCAGAGAACTTTTCTATACAACTAaagagtctttctggtag